The Oncorhynchus masou masou isolate Uvic2021 chromosome 31, UVic_Omas_1.1, whole genome shotgun sequence genome includes a region encoding these proteins:
- the LOC135524700 gene encoding syntaxin-6-like isoform X1: MSMEDPFFVVKCEVQKAVNTAQGLYQRWSELLQDPSSTSKEEVDWTTNELRNSLRSIEWDLEDLDETISIVESNPKKFNLDTVELTKRKGFITSTRQTVKEMKDHMSSPTALAMSDKKNRQALLGNSGSQGPIWQPGPDKYTRLDQELRTANSMFIDEQQTQQQLMAEQQDDQLELVSGTIGVLKNMSERIGMELDEQTVMLDDFSNEMEGTHSRLDNVMKKLAKVSNMTTDRRQWCAIGILLAILFVVIMLLFIL; encoded by the exons ATGTCTATGGAAGATCCGTTTTTCGTCGTCAAATG TGAGGTCCAGAAGGCGGTGAACACTGCCCAAGGGCTGTACCAGAGATGGAGCGAGCTGCTACAGGATCCCAGTAGTACTTCCAAGGAGGAGGTGGACTGGACCACAAATGAGTTGAGAAATAGTCTGCGGTCCATCGAATGGGACCTGGAGGATCTTGATGAGACCATCA GTATTGTTGAATCAAACCCTAAGAAGTTCAATCTGGACACAGTGGAGCTGACCAAACGGAAAGGCTTCATCACAAGCACTAGACAAACTGTTAAG GAAATGAAAGACCACATGTCCAGTCCAACAGCCTTAGCCATGTCAGACAAGaaaaatagacag GCTCTGTTAGGGAACAGTGGGTCTCAAGGCCCAATCTGGCAACCAGGACCTGACAAATACACCCGTCTGGATCAAGAGCTACGTACGGCCAACTCCATGTTCATTGATGAGCAGCAAACCCAGCAGCAG ctcatGGCAGAGCAGCAGGATGACCAGCTGGAGCTGGTGTCTGGGACCATCGGGGTGCTGAAGAACATGTCTGAGAGGATTGGTATGGAGCTGGATGAACAGACCGT GATGCTGGATGACTTCTCCAATGAGATGGAAGGTACCCACTCCAGACTGGACAATGTCATGAAGAAGCTGGCCAAGGTCTCCAACATGACCACCG ACCGCCGACAGTGGTGTGCTATCGGCATTCTACTGGCCATTCTGTTTGTGGTCATCATGCTCCTCTTCATCCTATGA
- the LOC135524700 gene encoding syntaxin-6-like isoform X2, with protein sequence MKDHMSSPTALAMSDKKNRQALLGNSGSQGPIWQPGPDKYTRLDQELRTANSMFIDEQQTQQQLMAEQQDDQLELVSGTIGVLKNMSERIGMELDEQTVMLDDFSNEMEGTHSRLDNVMKKLAKVSNMTTDRRQWCAIGILLAILFVVIMLLFIL encoded by the exons ATGAAAGACCACATGTCCAGTCCAACAGCCTTAGCCATGTCAGACAAGaaaaatagacag GCTCTGTTAGGGAACAGTGGGTCTCAAGGCCCAATCTGGCAACCAGGACCTGACAAATACACCCGTCTGGATCAAGAGCTACGTACGGCCAACTCCATGTTCATTGATGAGCAGCAAACCCAGCAGCAG ctcatGGCAGAGCAGCAGGATGACCAGCTGGAGCTGGTGTCTGGGACCATCGGGGTGCTGAAGAACATGTCTGAGAGGATTGGTATGGAGCTGGATGAACAGACCGT GATGCTGGATGACTTCTCCAATGAGATGGAAGGTACCCACTCCAGACTGGACAATGTCATGAAGAAGCTGGCCAAGGTCTCCAACATGACCACCG ACCGCCGACAGTGGTGTGCTATCGGCATTCTACTGGCCATTCTGTTTGTGGTCATCATGCTCCTCTTCATCCTATGA
- the LOC135524701 gene encoding immediate early response gene 5 protein-like: MEYKVEAHRIMSISLGKIYNSRVQRGGIKLHKNLLVSLVLRSARQVYLRDYYGGICLSAQQAREWCEGEYMDSEQDKLVPGSTESLPESDVQSDVAVDKQEPSNVVESHAALDVESEASGEQDHAENGVLDSGCSELITPEESPEASPTCEVSNVVTTISSNCISGPPLSNPKQATETRNGCQTDDGESVEENLNEPVVPHTCTNRKRCADDSELTDSLPKKTKVMSSTLISKNDEKKAETEEMDTSNVSSLITIFGSSFSGLLSSEDGAQPDSEAEDSDSGQICCDQMLKNLNPWSTAIVAF, translated from the coding sequence ATGGAGTATAAAGTTGAGGCGCATCGGATTATGAGTATTTCACTGGGGAAGATTTACAACTCCAGGGTTCAACGTGGTGGGATCAAACTACACAAAAATCTACTGGTCTCCCTGGTTCTACGTAGTGCCCGGCAAGTATACCTTCGTGACTACTACGGCGGGATATGCCTGAGTGCTCAGCAAGCAAGAGAGTGGTGTGAGGGAGAGTACATGGACTCAGAACAAGACAAATTGGTCCCCGGTTCGACAGAGAGCCTGCCCGAATCAGACGTGCAAAGTGATGTGGCCGTGGACAAGCAGGAGCCCAGCAATGTGGTCGAATCCCACGCGGCACTGGACGTTGAATCTGAAGCGAGTGGTGAGCAAGATCACGCCGAAAATGGAGTTTTGGATTCAGGATGCAGCGAGCTGATAACACCGGAAGAGAGCCCAGAGGCTAGTCCTACATGTGAGGTCTCCAATGTTGTTACTACAATCTCATCCAACTGTATTAGTGGTCCCCCTCTGAGTAATCCAAAACAGGCTACAGAGACGCGGAACGGCTGCCAGACGGACGACGGTGAATCAGTGGAGGAAAATTTGAACGAGCCCGTAGTGCCCCATACTTGCACTAACAGGAAACGGTGTGCCGACGACTCTGAACTCACAGACTCCCTGCCGAAAAAAACGAAAGTAATGTCCTCAACTCTAATTTCTAAAAACGACGAAAAGAAAGCGGAAACCGAAGAAATGGACACCAGCAATGTCTCGAGTTTGATAACAATATTCGGTTCCAGTTTTTCTGGACTCTTGAGTAGTGAAGACGGAGCGCAGCCCGATTCCGAGGCAGAGGACAGTGACTCAGGACAAATCTGTTGTGATCAAATGTTAAAAAACCTCAACCCTTGGAGTACTGCAATTGTCGCTTTTTAA